The Punica granatum isolate Tunisia-2019 chromosome 4, ASM765513v2, whole genome shotgun sequence genome has a window encoding:
- the LOC116203363 gene encoding F-box/LRR-repeat protein At3g58900-like has translation MDTNPTVVQAKRVKLDEIQCSDRLSNLPDAVLLCILALLPTRDAVATSILSKKWKHLWAFVPYLRLDEFEFHERSEFMDFLERALALRSVSSLKGLTLSCKVLDDASRINSLITRAISCNLQELSLSLFDTAQPYELPASVFRCQTLVEIQLKMSCTLKFPCSICLSSLTILSLESVTFMDDKSTSDLFSCPSLKELLIKKCYWKNLNLVSISAPKLKKLIILDGPARGRAVSNVCRVQIKGVNLKLFVYTGRLLNEYSFFGSSTKHARFYFHHIDDAGLDLVVKHEYNLLNGLSNVHRLAFSDGFLKDLACKGELLDRLPTFPNVTRLSVRRVISLNCRVLQMIFEKSPHLDRISFKRGPRMKISEVLDDLHSCYLARLKTIRIHTFHASVEDFFILGLLLKNCVVLKQISLRFTHDEMEIEDLERLRTLPRSSKGCGVTLFFSDNRVMEL, from the exons ATGGATACAAACCCCACAGTGGTTCAAGCTAAACGTGTGAAGTTAGATGAAATCCAGTGCTCCGATCGGTTATCTAATTTGCCAGACGCAGTTCTTCTCTGCATTCTGGCTCTTCTTCCGACGAGAGATGCGGTTGCAACGAGCATCTTGTCAAAAAAATGGAAGCATCTATGGGCATTCGTTCCCTATCTTCGACTCGATGAGTTTGAATTTCATGAAAGGTCAGAGTTCATGGACTTTTTGGAAAGGGCACTTGCTCTTCGCAGCGTGTCGTCTTTGAAAGGATTGACTCTCTCATGTAAGGTCTTGGACGATGCGTCTCGAATCAATAGCCTAATTACTCGTGCAATAAGCTGCAATTTGCAGGAGCTCTCTTTGTCCCTGTTCGACACTGCACAGCCATATGAGTTGCCTGCCTCTGTATTTAGGTGTCAAACCCTTGTAGAGATTCAGTTAAAGATGTCCTGTACTCTCAAATTTCCCTGTTCAATCTGTCTTTCGAGCCTCACAATCTTGTCTCTCGAGTCAGTGACATTCATGGATGATAAGTCAACCTCTGACCTGTTCTCTTGCCCATCCCTTAAGGAGTTGCTTATTAAGAAGTGCTACTGGAAGAATCTAAATTTGGTCAGCATATCTGCCCCTAAGctcaaaaaattgattatctTAGATGGTCCTGCGCGTGGGAGAGCTGTTTCAAATGTTTGCCGAGTGCAAATTAAAGGCGTTAATCTCAAATTGTTCGTTTACACCGGTCGCCTTCTGAATGAGTACAGCTTTTTTGGCTCATCCACAAAGCATGCGAGGTTTTACTTCCACCACATAGATGATGCAGGCTTAGATCTTGTTGTGAAGCATGAATATAACCTCTTGAATGGCCTCTCAAATGTGCACCGTCTTGCATTTTCTGATGGTTTTCTTAAG GATCTCGCATGCAAGGGCGAGCTGCTTGACAGACTCCCAACATTCCCTAATGTGACCAGATTGAGTGTGCGCCGCGTTATATCCTTAAACTGCAGGGTGCTTCAAATGATCTTCGAGAAATCCCCACACTTAGACAGGATTAGCTTTAAGCGG GGACCGAGAATGAAAATATCCGAGGTATTGGATGACTTGCATTCATGCTACCTGGCACGGCTCAAGACTATAAGAATCCATACATTTCACGCGAGTGTTGAAGATTTCTTCATTCTGGGGCTTTTGCTGAAGAATTGTGTGGTTCTGAAACAAATTTCTTTGCGTTTCACACATGATGAAATGGAGATTGAGGATTTAGAGCGCTTACGGACCCTTCCCAGGAGTTCGAAGGGATGTGGAGTAACTTTATTCTTCTCGGACAATAGGGTTATGGAATTATGA